One segment of Ureibacillus thermophilus DNA contains the following:
- a CDS encoding ABC transporter ATP-binding protein → MGPILEIENVSLHFGGVKALDQVSFHINEGEIFSLIGPNGAGKTSMLNCISGLYRPTSGSIRYKGKDITNMKPYERTTLGIARAFQNIALFAHMSVLDNIKLGRHTLMKSGVFSGGIYVGKASKEEIEHREKVEEVIEFLELQDIRHKPVGTLPYGLQKRVEVGRALALNPELILLDEPMAGMNGAEKERMSQFILDMHEVMNTTVVLIEHDLGVVMSLSHHIAVLDFGKLIGFGTPTEVRENPDVIKAYIGEETVLEGGKA, encoded by the coding sequence TTGGGGCCGATTTTAGAAATAGAAAACGTTTCATTGCATTTTGGAGGAGTGAAAGCTTTAGATCAAGTTTCATTTCACATTAATGAGGGAGAAATATTCTCGCTTATTGGTCCAAACGGGGCGGGAAAAACAAGTATGTTGAATTGTATCAGCGGACTGTATCGGCCGACAAGCGGCTCCATCCGCTATAAAGGAAAAGATATTACGAACATGAAGCCTTATGAACGAACGACATTAGGTATTGCGCGGGCATTCCAAAATATTGCTTTATTTGCGCATATGTCAGTGTTGGACAATATTAAATTGGGAAGACATACATTAATGAAATCCGGCGTGTTTAGCGGCGGAATTTATGTTGGAAAGGCATCAAAGGAAGAAATTGAACATCGCGAAAAAGTGGAAGAAGTGATTGAATTTTTGGAGCTGCAAGATATTCGCCACAAACCGGTGGGAACCCTTCCTTATGGGCTTCAAAAACGGGTTGAAGTAGGACGGGCATTAGCATTGAACCCGGAGCTTATATTATTGGATGAACCGATGGCAGGAATGAACGGCGCGGAAAAGGAAAGAATGTCGCAATTTATATTGGATATGCATGAAGTAATGAATACGACAGTAGTTCTGATTGAACATGATTTAGGGGTAGTTATGAGTCTATCTCATCACATTGCGGTGCTAGACTTCGGTAAACTGATAGGGTTTGGCACGCCAACTGAAGTTCGAGAAAATCCGGATGTGATTAAGGCTTATATCGGAGAGGAAACCGTCTTGGAAGGGGGAAAAGCATGA
- a CDS encoding AMP-binding protein: protein MIKEATLPSLLIERANQDFSGVAFRQKQLGIWKEITWNEYLENVKKLSIVLQKHYNFKAGEILAIIGENKPEWIYAQLAVHTIGGIAVGIYQESLPEQIQYYLNDTKPRIVIVEDQEQVDKLLSIEKEIPFVEHIVYYDVRGLRHYQHSKLASMKELLKMGEELLKEHPSFFEEAIRFLSDQQEALIAYSAATSGDPKAAVYTHYQLIEAAKNLIQLDEMKKTDDYFSFLPLSWIHEQIMSIVIPMLTGHTVNFPERPDTVIGDLREIGPQTIIASPRVYQSIMSNVQVRIEGASWFKRKVYYFFKKYGDKRAKAKLEKTRLSAMDRFMYFLGDAIVFSAIRDHLGFARTKRAYVVGAALHPEALYFYHSIGVNIKQTYGGTEVAGMAIVQRDDDIKAGSSGLALPNTEVKIEEDGLVYLKNNAIFSRYLKEEHQKLIVDGWISLGDKGFLDKDGHLFILDRQEDVIYMPKGEIYPHKIENILKTSPYIQEAVVFGKNRPFLTAFINIDMMTVGRWADKQRVIYTEYSDLSVNNQVIELIQQEIIRVMDELPPQERVKKFILLHKPLSADAGELTRTLKIRRNYVENTYKELIDAMYSRHETIQVRLSEKDSMKEIQLRIIQLEQNLEVPEDVLLANAY, encoded by the coding sequence ATGATTAAAGAGGCGACGCTGCCATCTCTATTAATTGAACGCGCCAATCAAGATTTCTCTGGGGTGGCCTTTAGGCAAAAACAATTAGGGATATGGAAAGAAATCACTTGGAATGAATATTTAGAGAATGTGAAAAAACTATCTATTGTTTTACAAAAACATTATAACTTTAAAGCGGGGGAAATCCTTGCAATCATCGGAGAAAATAAGCCTGAGTGGATATATGCCCAACTTGCTGTCCATACCATAGGCGGCATAGCTGTTGGAATCTACCAGGAATCTTTGCCGGAGCAAATTCAATACTATTTGAATGATACAAAGCCGAGAATCGTCATTGTTGAAGATCAGGAGCAAGTCGATAAATTATTGTCGATAGAAAAGGAAATTCCTTTTGTTGAACATATCGTTTACTATGACGTTCGGGGCTTGAGGCATTATCAGCATTCAAAGTTAGCATCCATGAAGGAATTATTAAAAATGGGAGAGGAACTCTTAAAAGAGCATCCTTCTTTCTTTGAAGAAGCGATTCGCTTTTTAAGCGACCAACAAGAAGCGCTTATTGCATATAGTGCAGCCACAAGCGGAGATCCAAAAGCAGCTGTATATACCCATTATCAATTAATTGAAGCTGCCAAAAACTTAATTCAATTGGATGAAATGAAAAAAACGGATGACTATTTTTCCTTTCTCCCACTTTCATGGATTCATGAACAAATAATGAGTATCGTCATTCCAATGTTGACTGGACACACCGTAAATTTCCCGGAACGGCCAGATACGGTGATTGGCGATTTAAGGGAAATTGGGCCCCAAACGATAATAGCTTCTCCAAGAGTGTATCAATCAATTATGTCAAACGTGCAGGTGCGTATAGAGGGAGCAAGCTGGTTCAAAAGAAAAGTCTATTATTTTTTCAAAAAATATGGGGACAAACGGGCAAAGGCAAAATTGGAAAAAACCCGCTTATCTGCCATGGATCGATTCATGTACTTCCTAGGAGATGCCATAGTCTTTAGTGCAATTCGCGATCATTTAGGATTTGCAAGAACGAAAAGAGCCTATGTGGTCGGCGCAGCACTACATCCTGAAGCTCTCTATTTTTATCATAGCATAGGGGTGAATATAAAACAGACTTATGGCGGAACAGAAGTTGCAGGAATGGCCATTGTTCAACGGGATGATGACATTAAAGCAGGCAGTTCTGGTTTAGCACTTCCGAATACAGAAGTAAAAATTGAGGAAGATGGTCTTGTTTATTTAAAAAATAATGCCATCTTTTCTAGATACTTAAAAGAAGAACATCAGAAATTGATTGTGGATGGATGGATTTCTCTCGGGGATAAAGGTTTCCTTGATAAAGATGGTCATTTATTTATCTTAGACCGACAAGAAGATGTTATCTACATGCCAAAAGGAGAAATATATCCTCACAAGATTGAAAATATATTAAAAACTAGTCCATATATTCAAGAAGCGGTTGTGTTTGGAAAAAACCGTCCATTTTTAACGGCATTTATCAATATTGACATGATGACGGTTGGAAGATGGGCAGACAAACAGCGGGTGATATATACAGAATATTCTGATTTATCAGTTAATAATCAAGTGATTGAATTAATCCAGCAGGAAATAATCAGAGTAATGGACGAATTGCCGCCGCAAGAAAGGGTGAAAAAATTCATCTTATTACACAAACCATTATCAGCGGATGCTGGAGAACTTACAAGAACATTAAAAATTAGAAGAAACTATGTGGAAAACACTTATAAAGAATTGATTGATGCGATGTATTCCCGTCATGAAACTATTCAAGTGCGATTATCAGAAAAAGATTCTATGAAGGAAATCCAGCTGCGCATCATTCAATTGGAGCAGAATTTGGAGGTGCCTGAGGATGTTCTTCTTGCAAATGCTTATTAA
- a CDS encoding branched-chain amino acid ABC transporter permease, which produces MFFLQMLINGIVVGSIYGLVALGFVLIYRASGALNLANGEFVLFGPYICLVLMTALNVPFLVAFIGTLIISAILGLVVERLVIRQLQNAPTISVIMATLGLSSLLAGAVHIIWGHTTRTFPPVFPQTPLNLGGIIVTPVYLWSFIIVMILLIIFSLFFKFSKIGLAMRAVADDRQAALSMGMSVKFVLAVTWIIAAMVAGIGGILLGNINGVNPTMSAIGLTVLPVVILGGLDSVIGAIVGGFLIGIIQNLAGGYLDPLVGGGLKDVVPFIVVLLILMLKPHGLFGSRGIERV; this is translated from the coding sequence ATGTTCTTCTTGCAAATGCTTATTAATGGAATAGTTGTTGGCAGCATCTACGGTCTAGTTGCATTAGGATTTGTTTTAATTTACCGGGCAAGTGGAGCGTTAAACTTAGCAAATGGCGAATTTGTATTATTTGGTCCATATATTTGTTTAGTACTGATGACAGCATTGAATGTGCCGTTTCTTGTTGCGTTTATTGGTACGTTAATCATAAGCGCAATCTTGGGATTAGTTGTGGAGCGACTAGTCATTCGGCAATTACAAAATGCACCAACCATCTCGGTTATTATGGCGACTCTTGGATTATCCAGTTTACTCGCAGGTGCTGTTCACATTATTTGGGGTCATACAACAAGAACATTCCCTCCTGTATTTCCTCAGACACCGTTAAATTTAGGAGGCATCATTGTAACGCCCGTCTACTTATGGTCTTTCATTATTGTCATGATTCTATTAATCATCTTTTCATTATTCTTCAAGTTTTCCAAAATCGGACTTGCAATGCGGGCAGTGGCTGATGACCGGCAAGCCGCTTTATCGATGGGGATGAGCGTGAAATTTGTATTGGCGGTAACTTGGATCATCGCCGCAATGGTAGCTGGAATTGGAGGAATATTGCTAGGAAATATTAATGGCGTTAATCCAACCATGTCAGCTATCGGTTTAACCGTTTTGCCTGTCGTAATTCTTGGAGGACTTGATAGTGTCATCGGTGCGATTGTTGGAGGATTTCTCATTGGCATCATTCAAAACTTAGCAGGAGGATATTTAGATCCTCTCGTAGGGGGAGGCTTAAAAGACGTAGTACCATTTATTGTCGTTCTTTTAATTTTAATGTTAAAACCGCATGGATTATTTGGCAGCCGCGGTATTGAGAGGGTGTAA
- a CDS encoding branched-chain amino acid ABC transporter permease, translating into MRNLFVRECGNYKTSYKEDMKLFGTKSEFIKWLILIVILLTLPFYASNYWVGMLTLCAISAIGAIGLNILTGFTGQISIGVGAFLGVGGYTTAILTTTYGLSFWISLPLAGIVTAVVGGLFGIPSLRLKGLYLAIATLAAQVIITFIISRWDSVTGGTAGMVLSRPTIGNFTFMSNSSYYYLSIIILILTVLYSVNLLRTRVGRAFLAVRDRDIAAQIMGINLFYYKVLAFIISSFFVGIAGALLAHYTMIVSPELYNIQVSIQYLAMVLIGGLGSILGSILGAIFITLLPVGLTSVVDLLTAYMPNLYQLFSAFKEFVFGLAIILFLIFEPGGLDHIWQNIKHYFKVWPFSY; encoded by the coding sequence ATGAGGAATTTGTTTGTAAGAGAATGTGGAAATTACAAAACTTCCTATAAAGAAGATATGAAACTTTTTGGTACAAAGAGCGAATTCATAAAATGGCTCATTCTAATAGTGATCTTGCTGACACTGCCATTTTACGCATCCAACTATTGGGTGGGGATGCTGACTTTGTGCGCCATTTCTGCAATTGGTGCAATCGGATTGAACATTTTAACCGGATTTACCGGCCAGATTTCAATAGGAGTGGGAGCTTTTTTAGGAGTTGGAGGATATACAACAGCCATTCTTACAACCACTTATGGTTTAAGTTTCTGGATATCTCTTCCACTTGCAGGGATTGTTACAGCTGTCGTCGGCGGTTTGTTTGGAATTCCTTCCCTTCGTCTGAAAGGCCTGTATTTAGCTATCGCAACCCTTGCAGCTCAAGTGATTATTACATTTATCATCAGCCGATGGGATAGCGTCACAGGCGGGACAGCAGGCATGGTTTTAAGCCGCCCGACCATTGGAAATTTTACGTTTATGTCTAATTCTTCTTACTATTATTTATCCATCATTATTTTAATTTTAACGGTCCTTTATTCCGTCAACTTATTGAGAACGAGAGTAGGCCGAGCCTTTTTAGCGGTGCGGGATCGGGATATTGCAGCGCAAATTATGGGGATTAATCTGTTTTATTATAAAGTCTTGGCTTTTATCATCAGCTCTTTCTTTGTAGGAATTGCTGGTGCATTGCTAGCACATTACACAATGATTGTAAGCCCTGAGCTTTACAATATCCAAGTTTCCATTCAATATCTCGCCATGGTGCTCATTGGCGGACTAGGAAGTATTCTTGGATCAATTTTAGGAGCAATCTTTATTACGTTATTGCCGGTTGGGCTCACATCTGTTGTTGATTTATTAACTGCTTACATGCCAAATCTTTATCAATTATTCTCAGCTTTTAAGGAATTTGTATTTGGTTTGGCAATTATTCTATTTTTAATTTTTGAGCCAGGGGGATTAGATCATATATGGCAAAACATTAAACATTATTTCAAAGTTTGGCCATTTTCTTACTAA
- the rocF gene encoding arginase, with the protein MNRKKISIIGVPSDYGQQRRGVDMGPSAMRYAGAIERLEKLGYDVVDEGNVSVRKLEKSKRNDHKLLNLEEVLDVSEQLAKKVDEVIEQGRFPVILGGDHSISIGSIAGIRKHYQNLGVIWFDAHTDINTPETTPSGNIHGMPLAINLGLGDERLINIAKGAPFLKFENVVIIGARSIDEGERELIKNKKIKIFTMHEIDRMGMSKVIEETVAYLKARQVDGVHISIDLDALDPIYTPGVGTPVPGGITYRESHLAMEMLEEAKIITSCEFVEVNPILDERNKTADTAVALMGSLLGEKLV; encoded by the coding sequence TTGAATCGAAAAAAAATTTCAATTATTGGGGTACCATCAGATTATGGTCAGCAGCGTCGAGGTGTAGATATGGGGCCTAGTGCAATGAGATATGCCGGGGCAATTGAGAGGTTGGAAAAATTAGGTTATGATGTGGTGGATGAAGGAAATGTATCTGTCCGTAAATTAGAGAAAAGTAAACGAAATGACCATAAATTATTAAATTTAGAGGAAGTATTAGACGTTAGTGAACAATTGGCAAAGAAAGTTGATGAAGTGATTGAACAAGGAAGATTTCCAGTCATTCTTGGAGGAGATCACAGCATTTCCATCGGTTCCATAGCAGGTATAAGAAAACATTATCAAAATTTAGGTGTGATTTGGTTTGATGCACATACAGACATTAATACACCTGAGACAACGCCATCCGGTAATATCCATGGAATGCCTTTAGCGATTAATCTTGGACTCGGGGATGAACGATTAATCAATATTGCGAAAGGTGCGCCTTTCTTAAAATTTGAGAACGTTGTTATTATTGGTGCCCGTTCGATTGATGAAGGGGAAAGAGAGTTAATTAAAAATAAAAAAATTAAAATATTTACAATGCATGAAATAGACCGAATGGGCATGTCTAAAGTAATTGAAGAAACGGTGGCTTATTTAAAGGCTCGCCAAGTGGATGGTGTGCATATTTCTATTGATTTAGATGCACTAGACCCAATCTATACGCCGGGAGTTGGAACGCCAGTACCTGGAGGTATTACGTATCGGGAAAGCCATTTAGCGATGGAAATGTTGGAAGAGGCAAAAATCATTACATCATGCGAATTTGTGGAAGTGAATCCCATTCTTGATGAGCGCAATAAAACTGCTGATACGGCAGTTGCGCTAATGGGTTCGTTGCTCGGAGAAAAATTAGTGTAA
- a CDS encoding anti-sigma factor family protein: MNTCPPQIIEFMHEYLDGDISREHEQELKQHLKTCTACQEHMHQLSDAVAFIKSAAQVTAPPHFEKSVMKRLPRPKSRVGIQKWLRRHPFLVAAAMFILFMSATLFGSFHDDKFSVTKQPNLIVEGQTVIVPKGEVVKGDVVVKNGDIVVEGEVDGNVIVINGEYMASSAVVTGQIEEIDQIFEWVWYEVKRMSKDLFVPLNKEND; this comes from the coding sequence ATGAATACGTGTCCACCACAAATTATTGAATTTATGCACGAGTACTTGGATGGAGACATTAGCCGTGAACACGAACAAGAACTTAAGCAGCATTTGAAGACCTGTACGGCATGTCAGGAACATATGCATCAATTAAGTGATGCAGTAGCATTTATAAAAAGTGCGGCACAAGTTACGGCACCTCCACATTTTGAAAAATCAGTGATGAAGCGTCTTCCACGGCCAAAAAGTCGAGTGGGTATACAAAAATGGTTGCGAAGACATCCGTTCTTAGTAGCGGCGGCTATGTTTATTCTATTTATGAGTGCAACGCTGTTTGGAAGCTTTCATGATGATAAATTTTCCGTAACGAAGCAACCGAATTTAATTGTTGAAGGTCAAACTGTGATTGTTCCAAAAGGTGAAGTGGTGAAAGGAGATGTCGTTGTTAAAAATGGAGATATTGTCGTTGAAGGAGAAGTTGACGGCAATGTGATTGTTATAAATGGAGAGTATATGGCATCATCAGCAGTGGTGACTGGACAAATAGAAGAAATTGACCAAATATTTGAGTGGGTATGGTATGAGGTTAAACGAATGTCAAAGGATTTATTTGTCCCATTAAATAAGGAAAATGATTAA
- the sigW gene encoding RNA polymerase sigma factor SigW, with protein sequence MDALVKKRIKQVLKGDQNAFADIVSLYQHKLYQICYRMLGNKQEAEDIAQEAFVRAYINLHTFDSKKKFSTWLYRIATNLCIDRIRKKKPDYYLDAEVEGTDGLNMYSHIANDEQLPEDATLQMEFQERIQYEISRLPEKYRTVIVLKYIEECSLQEISEILDLPLGTVKTRIHRGREALRKQLNEL encoded by the coding sequence ATGGATGCGTTAGTGAAAAAGAGAATAAAGCAAGTGCTGAAAGGGGATCAAAATGCGTTTGCAGATATTGTGAGCCTTTACCAGCACAAGTTGTACCAAATTTGCTACCGAATGCTTGGAAATAAACAAGAGGCTGAAGATATCGCCCAAGAGGCTTTTGTTCGAGCCTACATCAATCTGCATACGTTCGATTCTAAGAAAAAGTTTTCGACATGGCTTTATCGAATCGCAACGAACCTTTGTATCGACCGGATTCGTAAAAAGAAGCCGGATTATTATTTAGATGCAGAGGTAGAAGGAACTGATGGATTGAATATGTATTCTCATATTGCTAATGATGAACAGTTACCGGAAGATGCAACTCTTCAAATGGAATTTCAAGAACGCATCCAATATGAAATTAGCAGATTGCCTGAAAAATATCGTACGGTAATTGTATTAAAATATATCGAAGAATGTTCGCTTCAAGAAATCAGCGAAATCCTTGATTTACCACTAGGAACAGTGAAAACTAGAATTCATAGAGGTCGTGAAGCATTAAGAAAGCAGTTAAACGAACTGTAA
- a CDS encoding ABC transporter substrate-binding protein, with protein sequence MKHKSLLGILLGVFLLLLAACGGEDSASTSTSSDSSSSSSDSSGKRTVVVGGLYDITGGTGDVGTPYAEGEKAYFEYLEMKGGVEGLNLKLVGKDYAYQIPEAQKLYQELRDKEKAVAILGWGTGDTEALRQQVAADQLPFISASYSENLKNLDESPYNFLTAASYSDQGRAILKWIVENHEGDNPPTLALLYNDTAFGRSPIEDIKAYAKEVGVEVVDEQVIDVQATEAQSQLLNMEKKNPDYAIIQQTWGATATILRDAKTLGIDTQFIGLNWAAGEGIIDIVGADVAEGYIGILSHAFPYEDMPGMAEMKEYLDAKGKTIDDINQKFVQGWVAAKIMVEAIKIAAEKYPEGDLTGPQIREGLEAIQNLDLGGLAANVSFAPDNHAGTEKTRLGIVKNGKWEPITDYFSYRD encoded by the coding sequence TTGAAACACAAAAGTTTATTGGGGATTTTATTAGGGGTGTTCTTACTCCTTCTAGCGGCTTGCGGAGGTGAAGATTCTGCAAGTACAAGCACTTCATCCGACAGCTCATCAAGTTCTAGCGATAGCAGCGGCAAACGCACAGTAGTTGTTGGTGGATTGTATGATATCACCGGAGGCACTGGAGATGTAGGGACTCCATATGCGGAAGGGGAAAAAGCGTATTTTGAGTATTTGGAAATGAAAGGTGGAGTAGAAGGGCTTAACTTAAAATTAGTCGGCAAAGACTATGCTTACCAAATTCCAGAAGCCCAAAAACTTTATCAAGAATTGCGTGACAAAGAAAAGGCTGTCGCGATTTTAGGTTGGGGTACTGGCGACACTGAGGCATTAAGACAACAAGTTGCTGCTGACCAATTGCCGTTCATTTCAGCATCCTACTCTGAAAACTTAAAAAATCTTGATGAGAGTCCATACAACTTTTTAACAGCTGCATCCTATTCCGACCAAGGACGCGCTATTCTGAAATGGATTGTAGAGAATCATGAAGGAGATAACCCTCCTACATTGGCGCTGCTTTACAATGATACAGCTTTCGGCCGTTCTCCAATTGAAGACATCAAAGCCTATGCAAAAGAAGTTGGAGTGGAAGTGGTGGATGAACAAGTAATTGATGTTCAAGCAACAGAAGCGCAATCTCAATTGTTAAATATGGAAAAGAAAAATCCTGATTATGCGATTATCCAACAAACTTGGGGTGCAACTGCGACAATTTTACGAGATGCTAAAACATTAGGCATCGACACGCAATTTATCGGATTAAACTGGGCAGCCGGTGAAGGAATTATTGATATTGTCGGTGCCGATGTGGCAGAAGGGTATATTGGCATTCTTTCACATGCTTTCCCATACGAAGATATGCCAGGCATGGCAGAGATGAAAGAATATTTAGATGCAAAAGGCAAAACAATCGATGACATCAACCAAAAATTCGTGCAAGGATGGGTAGCAGCAAAAATTATGGTAGAAGCCATTAAAATTGCTGCAGAAAAATATCCAGAAGGAGATTTAACCGGCCCACAAATTCGCGAAGGGCTTGAGGCAATTCAAAATCTAGATTTAGGCGGACTTGCTGCTAACGTATCATTTGCTCCAGACAACCATGCAGGTACTGAAAAGACTCGTTTAGGAATTGTGAAAAACGGAAAATGGGAACCAATCACAGATTACTTCAGCTATAGAGACTAA
- a CDS encoding ABC transporter ATP-binding protein, with protein sequence MLQVSNLEAVYQKMILALRGISLHVKEGQIVALLGSNGAGKSTTLKAISGLLGAEDGHITDGTIEFQGELIHNTSPDQLVKKGIFLCMEGRRIFKDLTVEENLYAGAYTRKDRSSIKKDIDKIYEYFPKLKMLEHRKAGYLSGGEQQMLAIGRGLMAKPKLLLLDEPSLGIAPLLVKEIFENIKKINEEEGLTILVVEQNANIALSIADYGYIIENGRVVMKGEASALLEDKTISEHYLGSGKDLKEGRSYRQRQRVVW encoded by the coding sequence ATGCTCCAAGTAAGCAATTTAGAAGCGGTATATCAAAAAATGATTCTAGCGTTGCGGGGAATATCGCTGCACGTGAAAGAAGGCCAAATTGTTGCCCTGCTTGGCAGCAATGGAGCAGGGAAATCGACAACATTAAAAGCCATTTCCGGCCTTTTAGGAGCGGAAGATGGACATATTACTGACGGGACCATTGAATTTCAAGGGGAATTAATTCACAATACTTCACCTGACCAATTGGTGAAAAAGGGCATCTTTTTATGTATGGAAGGTCGTCGAATCTTTAAAGATTTAACGGTGGAAGAAAATTTGTATGCAGGCGCCTATACAAGAAAAGATCGTTCCAGCATTAAAAAAGATATAGATAAAATTTACGAATACTTTCCAAAACTAAAAATGCTCGAACATCGAAAAGCAGGCTATTTATCAGGTGGAGAGCAGCAAATGTTGGCCATTGGAAGAGGATTAATGGCAAAGCCAAAATTACTACTCCTGGATGAACCATCACTAGGTATTGCTCCATTGCTTGTGAAAGAAATTTTTGAAAACATCAAGAAAATTAACGAGGAAGAAGGATTGACCATTCTAGTAGTTGAGCAAAATGCGAACATCGCCCTTTCCATTGCTGATTATGGTTATATTATTGAAAATGGAAGAGTTGTAATGAAGGGAGAGGCTTCAGCTTTATTAGAAGATAAAACGATCAGCGAACATTATTTAGGTTCAGGGAAAGATCTGAAAGAAGGAAGAAGCTATCGACAACGCCAACGAGTTGTATGGTAA